The following are encoded in a window of Acinonyx jubatus isolate Ajub_Pintada_27869175 chromosome D4, VMU_Ajub_asm_v1.0, whole genome shotgun sequence genomic DNA:
- the NDUFA8 gene encoding NADH dehydrogenase [ubiquinone] 1 alpha subcomplex subunit 8 — protein MPGIVELPTVEDLKVQEVKVSSSVLKAAAHHYGVQCDKPNKEFMLCRWEEKDPRRCLEEGRLVNKCALDFFRQIKLHCAEPFTEYWTCIDYSSLQLLRRCRKQQAKFDECVLDKLGWVRPDLGELSKVTKVKTDRPLPENPYHSRARPEPNPEVEGDLKPAKHGSRLFFWTM, from the exons GTGAAAGTCAGTTCTTCGGTGCTGAAAGCTGCCGCCCACCACTATGGAGTTCAGTGTGATAAGCCCAACAAGgagttcatgctctgtcgctgGGAAGAGAAAGACCCCAGGCGGTGTTTAGAGGAAGGCAGGCTCGTCAACAAGTGTGCTCTGGACTTCTTCAG GCAGATAAAGCTTCACTGTGCGGAGCCTTTTACCGAATATTGGACCTGCATTGATTACTCCAGCCTGCAGTTACTTCGTCGCTGTCGCAAACAGCAGGCCAAGTTTGACGAGTGTGTGCTGGACAAACTGGGCTGGGTGCGACCTGACCTCGGAGAGCTGTCCAAG GTCACTAAAGTGAAAACGGATCGACCTTTACCGGAGAATCCCTATCACTCGAGAGCAAGACCAGAGCCCAACCCTGAGGTAGAAGGAGACCTGAAGCCTGCCAAACATGGCAGCCGCCTTTTTTTCTGGACCATGTAA